The Amycolatopsis camponoti genome segment GTGATCTCCCGCCTCAAGTCGGGGGTGGGCCTGGTCCGGACGCTCTGCTACCTGCCGACCCTGGCCCCGCCCGCGGCGGCGACGCTGGCGTTCGTCTTCGTGTTCAACCCCGAATTCGGGCCGGTGAACCGGTTCCTGCGGCTCATCGGCATCGACGGCGGGCTGTGGTTCAACAGCCCGGCCATGTCGAAGCCCGCGCTGACGCTGCTCGCGCTGTGGGGTTCCGGCGAGCTGATGATCATCATCCTGGCCGCGCTGCTCGACGTCCCGACCGAGCAGTACGAGGCCGCCGAGCTCGACGGCGCCGGCCCGGTCCGGCGGTTCTGGCACGTCACGCTGCCGTCGATCTCGCCGGTGCTGCTGTTCGGCGTGGTCAACTCGATCATCTACGCGCTGCAGTTCTTCACGCAGGCGATCGTGGCGGCCTCCGCGTCCGCGGGCACCGCCGACGTCGCCGGCAACTCGAAGCTCATCGGCGCACCGCAGAACTCGACGCTGACGTACCCGATCTGGCTGTACGTCCAGGGCTTCCGCTACTTCAACATGGGTTACGCGGCGGCGATGGCCGTGCTGCTGTTCATCGTGAGCGCGGGCTTCACCTGGATTCTCGTCAGGCAGCTGCGCAAGTCCCAGCACCAGGAGGAGGGGGCATGAACATACCCTCGCGACAGCTTGTTCGTGACCCCGACCGGGTGCGGGTGTCCCGCATGAATGGAGTGGGGGCATGACCGCACTGGCCGAAGCGCCGCAGAAACCGGCGGGCGTGCCGCCACGGGTGCGGTTCAAGCGGACCTGGGACAAACGGCTGTCCTGGATCGCGCTGCACGCGACCGGGATCGCTCTCGGCGTGATCTTCATGCTGCCGCTGCTGTTCGTGTTCCTCACCGCGGTGATGAAGAGCGACCAGGCGATGACGGCGAGCCTGTGGCCGACCGAATGGCACTTCGAAAACTTCGTCACGGTGTTCAAGAAGGCGCCGCTGCTGGAGTACTTCGGCAACAGCCTGCTGTATTCGGCGCTGGCGACCGTCGGCGCGCTGCTTTCGGCGATCCCGGCGGCGTACGCGCTGGCGAAACTGCGGTGGCGCGGGCAGAACCTGTTCTTCATGCTCACGGTCGCCGCGATGATGCTGCCGCCGCAGGTCACCATCGTGCCGCTGTACGACCTGTGGGTCCGGATGGGCCTCACCGGCACGCTGGTTCCGCTGATCGTGCCGTACTTCTTCTTCGACGCGTTCTCGATCTTCCTGCTCCGCCAGTTCTTCCTCACCATTCCGAAGGACTACCTCGAAGCGGCGAAGATCGACGGCTGCAACGAGTTCCAGGCGATGTACCGGGTGCTCATCCCGATGGCGAAGCCCGGGATCGCGGCCACCGCGATGTTCTGCTTCCTGTTCACCTGGAACGACTACTTCGGGCCGCTGCTCTACACGGGCGAGAACCAGGACCACTGGCCGCTTTCGCTGGCGATCGCGTCCTTCCGCGGCATGCACCACGTCGAGTGGAACATGACGATGGCGGCGACCGCGCTGATCATGGCGCCGGTGATCGTCCTGTTCATCTTCGCGCAGAAGTCGTTCGTCAAGGGCATCACATTCACGGGAGTCAAGGGATGAAGCTGGCAGTCGTCGGTGGCGGGTCCACCTACACGCCGGAGCTGATCGACGGGATCGCCGGTCGCCGGTCCACTTTGGACGTCGACGAGATCGTGCTGGTCGACCCGGACGCCTACCGCGTGGAGGCCGTCGGCGGGTTCAGCCAGCGCGTTCTCGACCACGCCGGGCACCCGGCGCGGGTCCGGACCACGCAGTCGCTGGAAGAGGGCGTCGACGGCGCGTCGGCGGTGCTGATCCAGCTGCGCGTCGGGGGCCAGCGGGCGCGGCGGTCGGACGAGACGTTCCCGCACGCCTGCGGCTGCGTCGGTCAGGAGACGACCGGCGCGGGCGGCCTGGCGAAGGCGCTGCGCACGGTGCCGGTCGTGCTCGACATCGCCGACCGCGTCCGCAAGATCGCCGGCGACGACACGTGGATCGTCAACTTCACCAACCCGGTCGGCATCGTGACCCGCGCGCTGCTCAACGAAGGCCACCGCGCGGTCGGGCTGTGCAACGTCGCGATCAACCTGCAGCGCCAGTTCGGGAAGCTGCTCGGCGTCGGCGCGGACGACGTCAAGCTCGTGCACACCGGACTGAACCACCTGAGCTGGGAGCGCGGCGCGCTCGTCGACGGCGTCGACCGGCTGCCGGAGCTGCTGGACCAGCATCTGGACTACCTCTCGAACGAGGTCAGCGTTCCGGAGAAGTGGTTGCGGCGCATGAACGTCGTGCCGTCGTACTACCTGAAGTACTTCTACGCGCACGACGAGCAGGTCACGAAGCAGCGCACTGAGCGGCCGCGCGCGGACGTCGTCTCCGACGTCGAGGAAGAGCTGCTGAAGATCTACCTCGACCCGGAGCAGAACACGAAGCCCGAGTCGCTGGAGAAGCGCGGCGGCGCGTACTACTCGGAAGCCGCGGTGCAGCTGGTGCACGCGCTGACCGCGGGCGGACCGGCCGAGGAGCACGTGGTGAACGTCCGCAACGACGGCACGTTCCCGTTCCTGCCGGACGACGCCGTCATCGAAGCGCGGTCCACTGTGGACTCCAACGGTGCGACGCCGATCGCGCAGACGCCGGTGGAGCCGCAGTTCTCGGGCCTCATCGCGGCGACCACGGCGTACGAGTTCCTCGCGCTGGAGGCGGCGATCAAGGGCGGCCGCGACCGCGTGGCCGACGCGCTGCTGGCGCACCCGCTGGTCGGCCAGTACACGAAGGCCGACACGCTGGCCGATTCGCTGGTGCAGATCAACCGCGAGTACTTGCCCTGGGCGCGCGGATGAGGCCCGCTGTCATCGCGATCGACGGCGGCAACAGCAAGACCGAGGTCCTGGTGATCTCGGAAGACGGCGTCGTGCTGGGCAAGTCGCGTGGACCCGGCGCGTCGCCGCAGAACATCGGCGTGGCGGCCTGCGTCACGGCGCTGGAAGGCCTGGTCCTGGAGGCTTTTCCCGATTTCGGGGAGAAGCCGTTCGCGGTGCACACGTCGGCGTACCTCGCCGGTCTCGACTTCCCACGTGAGGAAGAAGCGCTGCACGCGGCGCTGTCCGCGCGCGGGTGGAGCGACACCCTGACGGTCGGCAACGACACCCTCGCGCTGCTCCGGGCGGGCAGCGCGGGGGTGGGTGTCGCGGTGGTCTGCGGCGCCGGGATCAACGGCGCCGGCGTCGGTCCCGACGGCCGCGTGCACCGCTTTCCCGCGCTGGGCAAGATCTCCGGCGACTGGGGCGGCGGCTACCGGCTCGGCGAGGAGGCCCTGTGGTGGGCCGTGCGCGCCGAGGACGGCCGCGGTCCGCGGACCGCGTTGCAGGCTGCCGTGGCGTCCTTCTTCGGCAAGCGGAGGCTGCTGGACGTCGTGCAGGGCCTGCACTTCGAGGAGATCGACCCGGCCTCGATCCACGGCCTGTGCCCGCTGCTGTTCGAGGTCGCGGCGGCGGGCGACGAGGTGGCGTCGGACATCGTCACCCGGTTCGTGGAAGAGGTCAGCGTGTTCGCGGCGGTGATCCTGCGGAACCTGGACCTGACCGGGGAAGCACCGGAGATCGTCCTCGGCGGCGGGGTGCTGACCGGGGTCGGCGCGCCGGTGATCGCGGAGATCGAGCGGCGCTGCCTGAAGGTCGCGCCGCGCGCGGTGGTCCGCGTCGTGGACGTGAACCCGGTGGTGGGAGCGGCTTTGTTCGGACTGGACACGCTGGGCGCGTCGGACGCCGCGAAGGCGTCCCTGAAGGCGGCGACCCAGCGCGCATAGACCTGGTGGCCTGCCTCGAAGCGGCGCGAGGCAGGCCACCAGACCCTTCACGGCGCGGGGACCAGGATCTCGCCGGTTTCGAGCAGGGACTTGAGGTCCGACAGGATCCAGTCCCAGCCGCCACCCGCGTTCTCGCCGGGGCCGGCGTTGACGTCTTCGTGGATCCCGCTGACCATCTCGCCGGTGAGCGGCGCGCCGGTGACGTCGTGGGTGACGGTCAGTCTGGTGCCGGCGGTCTTCGTCGCCTCGATGTCGTAGGTGAGCGTGGTGTACGGCTCGGCGGACATCTCGTCGGGACCCATGAGCAGCTTCCAGGTGACGACGAGCTTGCGCGGCGGGTCGACTTCGAGGACTTCGCCGTCGACGAGGTCACCGGTGAAGCCGGCGTCGATGAACTCCTGCGTGGGGCGGGTGCGGTGCTTGCCGCCGACCTTGAGGTCGAAGTCGGCGAGGCCGGTGTAGCCGTACTTCCGGGTCCACTCGGGCTTGGTGATGGCTTCCCAGATGCGCTCCGGGGTGGCCTTGATGTAGACGCGGTGGACCTGCACGGTGGTCGTCATGGTTCTTCGCCTTCCAGTTCGTCCTTGAGATCGAGCAGCGCGGTGACGTGACGTTCGGTGTACTTGTCGATCCACCGGTCGTGGATCTGCCGGATGGGCACGGGGTTCAGGAAGTGCCGTTTCTCCCGGCCTTCCTTCCGCGCGACGACGAGCCCGGCCTCCTCGAGGAGCTTCAGGTGCTTCATGACGCCGAAGCGGGTCATGTCGACCTGGGTCTCCAGCTCGGTGAGCGTGCGGCCGTCGCGCTCGAAGAGCAGGTCGAGCAGGAACCGGCGGGTCGGATCCGCCAGCGCCTTGAACACCAGGTCGTCGTCGGGCACGTGAGCGAGAATAGGTGACCAAAAGGTCACATGTCAACGCCCGAAGAAGGCCGCCACCCTGATCCGGTGACGGCCTCCTCGTGAGCAGCGCGCTAAACGACCAGTGACAGCGGCAGGATCAGCGCGATCGCCACCACGGAGATCAGCGTCTCCATCACCGACCAGCTCTTCAGCGTCTGCCCGACCGACAGCCCGAAGTACTCCTTCACCAGCCAGAACCCCGCGTCGTTCACGTGCGAGAAGAACAACGACCCCGCCCCGATCGCGAGCACCAGCAGCGCACTGTGCGACGGATCCATCCCCGCCGCCAACGGCGCCACGATCCCCGCCGCCGAGACGGTCGCCACCGTGGCCGAGCCCGTCGCCAAGCGGATCGCCACCGCCACCAGCCAGCCCAGCAGCAGTGGCGACAGGTGCGCGTCCTTGGCCAGGCCCGTGATGACGTCGCCGACCCCCGCGTCGACCAGGGTCTGCTTGAAACCGCCGCCCGCGCCGACGATCAGCATGATGCCCGCGATCGGGCCCAGCGAGTCACCGACCACAGTGGACAGCCGGGAACGGTCGAGACCCGCCGGGCGGCCCAGCAGCACCATGCCCACCAGCACCGCCGCCAGCAGCGCGATCAGCGGGTCGCCGACGAAGTCCAGCACGCGCCGGGCGCCGTTGTCCTTGGCCAGCAGGATGTCCGAGAGCGCTTTCGCCAGCATGAGCACGACCGGCAGCAGGACCGTCGTCAGCGTCGCCGCGAAGCTGGGACGCGGCTTGTCCGGGTCCGCCCGCTCGGGGATCAGCCGCTCGGGCGGCGTCGCGTCCGGCACCAGCCGCGCGGCCAGCTTGCCGAACAGCGGCCCCGCGATGACCAGCGTCGGGATGCCGACGAGCAGGCCGAACGCCAGCGTGATCCCGACGTTCGCGTTCAGCGCGCCCGCCGCGGCGAGCGGGCCCGGGTGCGGCGGGACCAGGCCGTGCAGCACCGAAAGGCCGGCCACCGCCGGGATTCCCAGCAGCATCAACGGTTTCCCGGTGCGCTTGGCCGCGAGCAGCACCACCGGGATGAGCATGACGAGGCCGATTTCGAAGAACATCGGCAGCCCGATCAGCGCCGCGACCAGCGCCATCGCCCAGGGCAACGCGGCGCCGCGGGCCTTGCCGAGCACCGTGTCGACGATCTGGTCGGCGCCACCGGAGTCGGCCAGCAGCTTGCCCAGCATCGCGCCGAGGGCGATGAGGATGCCGACGGACGCGACCGTGCTGCCGACGCCGCTGCTGAAGCTCTTCAGCAGCTTGTCGACCGGCATCCCGGCGGTCAGGCCGAGCACGAGCGAACCGAGCACCAGCGACAGGAACGGGTGCAGCTTCACCTTGGTGATCAGCACGACGATGACGGCGATCGCGACGACCGTCGCGGCGATCAGCCGGGTGTCGTGGCCGGTCCAGGCGGCGGCGAGGGTGGTCATGAACGTTCCCGGAAGGCGGTGAGGGCGGCGGCGGTGATCTCGTCGGGCGTCTCGCGGATGTCGAAGACGGCGCCGGGCTCGTCCGGCTCGAGCGGTTCCAGGTCGGCGAGCTGGGAGTCCAGCAGCGACACCGGCATGAAGTGGCCGGAGCGGGACTTCATCCGCTCGGCGAGGGTGTCGTGGTCACCGTTCAGGTGGGCGAACCAGACGTTCCCGCCGGTTCTCAGCACGTCGCGGTACCGGCGCTTGAGCGCGGACGACGTCACGACGCCGCCGGAAGCCTGGTGCTCGCGGATCCAGCCGGCGATGGCTTCGAGCCAGGGGGCGCGGTCCTCGTCGGTCAGCGGGTGGCCCGCGGTCATCTTGTCGATGTTGGCCTGCGGGTGGAACGTGTCCGCTTCGGCGTACTCGACGTCCAGCGCGTTCGCGAGCGCCGTGCCGATCGTCGTCTTGCCGGAGCCTGACACGCCCATCACCACGATGACGGTCATCCGCACCTCCCACGTCGTTGTGCTCGGGTGAGTCAAACTCAAAAGTACTACTTATTCAAGATAAAGTACTACTTAATCGAATCAGACGGCTAGGTTGGCCGAGTGGGACACGAGCAGGTATTGGACGCCCTCGGCGCGTCGATCGCCAACGGAGCGCTGCCACCAGGCACCGTCCTGCGCTCCGAAGAGCTCCAGGAGCGCTTCGGCGCTTCGCGGACTGTCGCGCGCGAAGTCGTCCGAGTGCTGGAGACGATGCGGTTGACCACCAGCAAGCGCCGGGTCGGGGTGATCGTCCGGGAGCCGGCGGAGTGGAACCACTACGACCCGCGGCTGATCCGCTGGCAGCTCGACGGCCCCGCGCGGCCGACGGCCCTCGCGACGCTCAACGAGCTGCGGTCGGCGATCGAGCCGTGCGCGGCGCGGTACGCGGCCCTGCGCGCGACGCCGGAGGAGCGCGGCCGGCTCGGCGCGCTGGGGGAGCGGCTGGCGCGGACGGCCCGGGCGCGCGACTTGACGACGTTCCTCGAGTTCGACATCGCGTTCCACGACCTGCTGCTCGGCGCGTCCCGGAACCCGATGTTCGCGCAGCTGTCCGAGGTCGTCGCGGAGGTGCTCACCGGGCGGACCGGGCACGGGCTGATGCCGCCGGAGCCGCAGCCCGAGGCTGTGGCACTCCACCTGGAGGTGGCCGCGGCGGTGGCGGCCGGGGACGCGGACCGGGCGGAGCGGGCGATGCGCGACATCGTCGTCCAGGCGCGGGAGGAGATCGCGGCGCTGGTCGAGTAAGGCGGTGCCGCGGGGGCGAGTAGCCTCCCTCGGGAACTGGACTTTCTTCTGCCGGGGGGCACGGGTGAGCGCGGCGCGCGCGATCGGACTGGTGTTGGGCGTGGCGGCCGACGGCGCCCTCGGCGACCCGCGTCGCCGGCCCCCGGTGACGGCGTTCCGGCGGCTCGCGCAGGGCCCGGGCCTCGCGGTCGCGGGCGCCGCGGTGGCCGGCGGTCTCCTGCTCGAGCGCGCCGGCCGCGGCCGTCCGCTGGTGCAGGCGTCGGCGACGGCGGTGACGACGTGGGCGGTGCTCGGCGCGGCCGGCCTGGCCCTGCAGGGCACGGAGCTGGCGCGCGACCTCGAGGAGTCCCGCTTCGACCCGGCGCGGTCCACGCTGTCCGAGCTGGACCCGCGCGTGGCCGACGGCCTGGACCTGGTCGGGCTGTCCCGGGCCTCGGTGGAGACGCTGGCGGAGAACACGTCGGACGCGGTCGTGGCGCCCCTGGTCTGGGGCGCGGTGGCGGGGGTCCCGGGCCTGCTCGGCGCGCGGGCGGTGAGCCTGCTCCGCCGGTCACGCGTCGGACGGCAGGGCCACTGGGCGATCGACCGCCTCGACGAGCTGGTCCACCTGGTCCCGACCCGCATGGCGGCGGCCCTGACGGTCCTGGCGGCCCCGGTGGTCGGCGGCTCGGCGGGCGGCGCGTGGCGGGCCTGGCGCCGCGACACGATCGCCCACCCGAGCCCCAACGCCGGCCGGGTGGAGGCGGCGTTCGCGGGGGCGCTGGAGGTCCGCGTCGGCGGGCGGACGGTGTACCCGCACGGGGTGGCGGAGCTGCCGGTGCTCGGGGTCGGGCGGAATCCGGACGCGGGGCACGTGACGCGGGCGGTGGAGCTGTCCCGGGTCGTCGGCTGGCTGGCCGCGGTGACGTCGGTGGTTTTGGCCGTGGTGGCGGGTTTCCGGCGCCGCTCGCGCTGACGCTGTAACTCCTCCGCGTATCGACAGGCGTAGGCAACGCTTCGCAGAGATACGGGAGGATTTCGTGCGGTACAAGCACATTGCGGCGGGCGTGGTCGCCGCGAGCCTGGTCACCCTCGTCGTCACCGGCGGCACCGCCGAGGCCAAGCGGCGCTGCGGTCCCACCTACGAGCAGGACAAGTCCGGCAGCCTGGGCACGCCGTTCACGCTGAAGTCCAAGCACGACGACGACGGCCCCGGAGGGTCGTTCGTCGTGGGGGAGGAGTTCGAGATCCACACGAACGTCGCCGGCCAGACCTGGACCATCACCTTCGCCGACAACGGCCTGGTCTTCTTCACCGGCGACGACGTCTCGACGACCATGGGGATCCGGGAGCAGCACGCGACGGCCAACCAACCCGGCGTCACTCAGCACATGACCGCCGACGCGCTCAACCACACCACGGGCGAAACCATCCACGGGTTCCTGGACGTGCTCCCGGTCCCGGCCTGCGGCGGCTGACACGGACCGTCGGCGCGGCGGCTTCAGCCGCGCCGGCGCAGCTGGGTCAACGCCTCCGCGTCGAGCCGGCCGCCGCGGTCCGCCAACCGGGTGCCGATGCGGTCCCGGTCCGCCTCCGTCTTGTTCCCGCCGAACTTGAACTTCGCCCGCACGCCCGTGATCGTGAACTCGATCCCGCGGATCCCCGGCAGCAATCGCCGGTCCGGCGAGTCCGAAGCCGCGCTCACCGGCGCCCGCGCGCCGTCCGGCTCGAAGTGCCGCAGCTGCTTCTCCAGCAACGAAGCCTTCGAGTCCGGGTCGTCGACCAGCCGCACGTCGCCCTCGAGCTGGACCGTCGCGTAGTACGACGTCGGCACCCCGAACGCCGGGTCCGCGTCCGTGTTCCAGTCCGCGCGGATGTACGTGTAGTCGTCGACCACCGTCAGCAGCGCTCGCGGGTGTTCCTCCAGCAGGGGCCAGATCGGGTTCGGACGCGCCAGGTGCGTCACCACCGTGCGGTCGCCGTCGAACGCGAAGTGCGCCGGGGTCACCACCGGCAGGTCGCGGCCCGTGCCGCCGGCGATCAGCTGGCCGAAGTCGTGCGTGGACAGCCATTCGCGCCACTCCGCGTCCGAAGCGGCGTCCCAGGGGTGGATCAGCATGAGCCCAGTGTCACGCCGGCAAGTGGCCCCGAAGAAGGGCCAATTTCGAGCTACTTCTGATGGCCACTTTCGGCCAGCTCGTCCTCGGCCAGGATCTCCGCGACGGACTTCCGCCGCGCAGGAGCCTCCCCGGAGACCAAAGCCCCACCCGGCTTCAGCTCACGCACCGTGAAGTACAGCCAGCCCAGCAGCGCCATCGCGCCGAACGCGATCCACTGCAGCGCGTACGACAGGAACGGCCCCGAGTCGGTCTGCGGCAGCGGCAGCGCGCCCAGCACACCGGGCTGATCGGTGTCGAGCTGGAAGTACCCCGGCCGGATGTCGAGCTTCCCCGCCCGCGCGACCACCCGCGAATCGACGACGTAGCTCTGCAGCTGCCCGCCGGTCGACGCGTCGGCGAACGCGTCCCGGTTCTTCGGATCGGTCTCGTCCGCCCGCGCCCGGGCCGTCACGGAAACGATCCCGGCCGGCGGCGGCGCGTACGGCAGCACGCCGGACTTGCTGTCGAGCCGGACGTACCCGCGGTCGACCAGGACGACCGTGCCGTCGGTGGTCCGCATCGGCGTCAGCACCTCGAAGGCGCCCTCGCCCTGGACCGTCCGCAGCCGCGCGACGACTTCCTTGTCCGCGAGGTACTGGCCGGTGATCGAGACGAGGTGCCACTCCGTGTGCTGGTCGGGCGCGCTCCCCGGCGGCAGCAGCCGCGTCAGCGGCAGGGGCGGCGCGGTGAACGACGCCTCCAGCGCGGAGTTCTGCTGCTCGCGTTCGGCGTTGCGGCTGAACTGCCAGGGTGAAAGCAGCGTGAAGCAGCAGATGGCGAAGGTGAACACCACCACCGTCAGCGCCAGCCACCCGGGCTTGAGCAGGAACCGCAACCGCACGCCACCACGGTAGGCGGTGCCCCGCCCGTGGCGCCCGCCGACCTCCGTCACCTGTGACTTCTACCCGCGCGAACGCACCCAATCCAGCAAACCGGGGACCGAGCGTTCGATCATGCCGAGGACGTCTTCGAAGCCGTCGTCACCGCCGTAGTAGGGGTCCGGGACTTCGGCGCCGCCGGGGGCCGACGGGTCGAACGACCGCAGCAGCCGCACCTTCGAGGGATCGTCGACGCGGGCGCGCAGGAACTCCGCGTGCCCGTCATCGGCGGCCAGCAGCAGATCGGCGGCGAGGTCTTCGTCCGACACCTCGGAGGCGACGTGCGCGGTGGGGTAGCCGTGCGCTTCGAGCGTGGCGCGGGCGCGCTTGTCGGCGGGCTCTCCGGCGTGCCAGCCCCCGGTACCGGAACTGGACACGCGCACCACGTCGCCGAGGCCGGCGTCCTCGAGGTGCGCGCGGAAGACGAGTTCCGCCATCGGGGAGCGGCAGATGTTGCCGGAGCAGACGAAGACGAGGTGCGTCATTTCGCGAGCGTAACCGGCCGGTTCACCCGGTCACCCGCTCGCTCGGCGGTACCCGCTGCCCCGCGCCGCCACTTAGCGTCGTTCCCGCGAGGACGCGAACCGGAAGGAGAGCGATCATGCACGGATGCTGCTCGAAGTGCACCGGTCAGGGCTGCGGCTGCTGCGGCAACTGCAACTGACGCTCCGCCCCGGCGCTCACGGCGGCGGTGGTGGACCCGCCGCCGGGGCGCCACTAACGGGTGATGCACGTCGCTGTGGGACCGAAGCTGGGACCTAAGCCGGGACCCAGCCGGAGATCACCGCGTAGCGCACCGCCAGCACTCGCGGGGCTCGCGCCCGTACATGCGAAGATCCCCCGGTGCCCGCGCTTTCCGAAATCATCACCGTCCTGGAGCAGGCCTACCCGCCCGCGCTCGCCGAGTCGTGGGACGCCGTCGGCCTCGTCTGCGGCGACCCCGCCGAGCCCGTCACGCGGGTGCTGTTCTGCGTCGACCCGGTCGCCGAGACCGTCGACGAGGCCGCCGACCTCGGCGCGCAGCTGATCGTCGCGCACCACCCGCTGCTGCTGCGCGGCGTGCACGGCGTCGCCGCCGACACCGCCAAGGGCTCGCTGGTGCACCGGATGATCCGCACCGGCATCGCGCTCTACTGCGCGCACACCAACGCCGACTCCGCCGACCCCGGCGTCTCCGACGCGCTCGCGCAGGCGATCGGGCTGCGCGTGACCGGCCCGCTGGCGCCCAACGAAGACGGCGTCACCGGCATCGGCCGGATCGGCGAGCTGCCCGAGGCCGAGCCGTTCGCGACGTTCGTCCAGCGCGTCGCCGAGGCCCTGCCCGCGACCGTGCCGGGCGTGCTCGGCGCGGGCGA includes the following:
- a CDS encoding carbohydrate ABC transporter permease, translated to MTSTLAAKTDGTPSAPAKARTGARRAKRRRTVFFFMAPALIGFLVFFGYPLIATVYYSFTKYDLINPPQFIGFDNYVRMFTTEPLVGVAAYNTLWLVVILTTCRVLFSLGIASVISRLKSGVGLVRTLCYLPTLAPPAAATLAFVFVFNPEFGPVNRFLRLIGIDGGLWFNSPAMSKPALTLLALWGSGELMIIILAALLDVPTEQYEAAELDGAGPVRRFWHVTLPSISPVLLFGVVNSIIYALQFFTQAIVAASASAGTADVAGNSKLIGAPQNSTLTYPIWLYVQGFRYFNMGYAAAMAVLLFIVSAGFTWILVRQLRKSQHQEEGA
- a CDS encoding carbohydrate ABC transporter permease, whose translation is MTALAEAPQKPAGVPPRVRFKRTWDKRLSWIALHATGIALGVIFMLPLLFVFLTAVMKSDQAMTASLWPTEWHFENFVTVFKKAPLLEYFGNSLLYSALATVGALLSAIPAAYALAKLRWRGQNLFFMLTVAAMMLPPQVTIVPLYDLWVRMGLTGTLVPLIVPYFFFDAFSIFLLRQFFLTIPKDYLEAAKIDGCNEFQAMYRVLIPMAKPGIAATAMFCFLFTWNDYFGPLLYTGENQDHWPLSLAIASFRGMHHVEWNMTMAATALIMAPVIVLFIFAQKSFVKGITFTGVKG
- a CDS encoding 6-phospho-beta-glucosidase produces the protein MKLAVVGGGSTYTPELIDGIAGRRSTLDVDEIVLVDPDAYRVEAVGGFSQRVLDHAGHPARVRTTQSLEEGVDGASAVLIQLRVGGQRARRSDETFPHACGCVGQETTGAGGLAKALRTVPVVLDIADRVRKIAGDDTWIVNFTNPVGIVTRALLNEGHRAVGLCNVAINLQRQFGKLLGVGADDVKLVHTGLNHLSWERGALVDGVDRLPELLDQHLDYLSNEVSVPEKWLRRMNVVPSYYLKYFYAHDEQVTKQRTERPRADVVSDVEEELLKIYLDPEQNTKPESLEKRGGAYYSEAAVQLVHALTAGGPAEEHVVNVRNDGTFPFLPDDAVIEARSTVDSNGATPIAQTPVEPQFSGLIAATTAYEFLALEAAIKGGRDRVADALLAHPLVGQYTKADTLADSLVQINREYLPWARG
- a CDS encoding N-acetylglucosamine kinase, whose product is MRPAVIAIDGGNSKTEVLVISEDGVVLGKSRGPGASPQNIGVAACVTALEGLVLEAFPDFGEKPFAVHTSAYLAGLDFPREEEALHAALSARGWSDTLTVGNDTLALLRAGSAGVGVAVVCGAGINGAGVGPDGRVHRFPALGKISGDWGGGYRLGEEALWWAVRAEDGRGPRTALQAAVASFFGKRRLLDVVQGLHFEEIDPASIHGLCPLLFEVAAAGDEVASDIVTRFVEEVSVFAAVILRNLDLTGEAPEIVLGGGVLTGVGAPVIAEIERRCLKVAPRAVVRVVDVNPVVGAALFGLDTLGASDAAKASLKAATQRA
- a CDS encoding SRPBCC domain-containing protein, whose amino-acid sequence is MTTTVQVHRVYIKATPERIWEAITKPEWTRKYGYTGLADFDLKVGGKHRTRPTQEFIDAGFTGDLVDGEVLEVDPPRKLVVTWKLLMGPDEMSAEPYTTLTYDIEATKTAGTRLTVTHDVTGAPLTGEMVSGIHEDVNAGPGENAGGGWDWILSDLKSLLETGEILVPAP
- a CDS encoding ArsR/SmtB family transcription factor, with the translated sequence MPDDDLVFKALADPTRRFLLDLLFERDGRTLTELETQVDMTRFGVMKHLKLLEEAGLVVARKEGREKRHFLNPVPIRQIHDRWIDKYTERHVTALLDLKDELEGEEP
- a CDS encoding GntT/GntP/DsdX family permease produces the protein MTTLAAAWTGHDTRLIAATVVAIAVIVVLITKVKLHPFLSLVLGSLVLGLTAGMPVDKLLKSFSSGVGSTVASVGILIALGAMLGKLLADSGGADQIVDTVLGKARGAALPWAMALVAALIGLPMFFEIGLVMLIPVVLLAAKRTGKPLMLLGIPAVAGLSVLHGLVPPHPGPLAAAGALNANVGITLAFGLLVGIPTLVIAGPLFGKLAARLVPDATPPERLIPERADPDKPRPSFAATLTTVLLPVVLMLAKALSDILLAKDNGARRVLDFVGDPLIALLAAVLVGMVLLGRPAGLDRSRLSTVVGDSLGPIAGIMLIVGAGGGFKQTLVDAGVGDVITGLAKDAHLSPLLLGWLVAVAIRLATGSATVATVSAAGIVAPLAAGMDPSHSALLVLAIGAGSLFFSHVNDAGFWLVKEYFGLSVGQTLKSWSVMETLISVVAIALILPLSLVV
- a CDS encoding gluconokinase, with protein sequence MTVIVVMGVSGSGKTTIGTALANALDVEYAEADTFHPQANIDKMTAGHPLTDEDRAPWLEAIAGWIREHQASGGVVTSSALKRRYRDVLRTGGNVWFAHLNGDHDTLAERMKSRSGHFMPVSLLDSQLADLEPLEPDEPGAVFDIRETPDEITAAALTAFRERS
- a CDS encoding FadR/GntR family transcriptional regulator; this encodes MGHEQVLDALGASIANGALPPGTVLRSEELQERFGASRTVAREVVRVLETMRLTTSKRRVGVIVREPAEWNHYDPRLIRWQLDGPARPTALATLNELRSAIEPCAARYAALRATPEERGRLGALGERLARTARARDLTTFLEFDIAFHDLLLGASRNPMFAQLSEVVAEVLTGRTGHGLMPPEPQPEAVALHLEVAAAVAAGDADRAERAMRDIVVQAREEIAALVE
- a CDS encoding cobalamin biosynthesis protein CobD/CbiB, producing MSAARAIGLVLGVAADGALGDPRRRPPVTAFRRLAQGPGLAVAGAAVAGGLLLERAGRGRPLVQASATAVTTWAVLGAAGLALQGTELARDLEESRFDPARSTLSELDPRVADGLDLVGLSRASVETLAENTSDAVVAPLVWGAVAGVPGLLGARAVSLLRRSRVGRQGHWAIDRLDELVHLVPTRMAAALTVLAAPVVGGSAGGAWRAWRRDTIAHPSPNAGRVEAAFAGALEVRVGGRTVYPHGVAELPVLGVGRNPDAGHVTRAVELSRVVGWLAAVTSVVLAVVAGFRRRSR
- a CDS encoding FMN-binding negative transcriptional regulator, which codes for MLIHPWDAASDAEWREWLSTHDFGQLIAGGTGRDLPVVTPAHFAFDGDRTVVTHLARPNPIWPLLEEHPRALLTVVDDYTYIRADWNTDADPAFGVPTSYYATVQLEGDVRLVDDPDSKASLLEKQLRHFEPDGARAPVSAASDSPDRRLLPGIRGIEFTITGVRAKFKFGGNKTEADRDRIGTRLADRGGRLDAEALTQLRRRG
- a CDS encoding SURF1 family cytochrome oxidase biogenesis protein, with protein sequence MRLRFLLKPGWLALTVVVFTFAICCFTLLSPWQFSRNAEREQQNSALEASFTAPPLPLTRLLPPGSAPDQHTEWHLVSITGQYLADKEVVARLRTVQGEGAFEVLTPMRTTDGTVVLVDRGYVRLDSKSGVLPYAPPPAGIVSVTARARADETDPKNRDAFADASTGGQLQSYVVDSRVVARAGKLDIRPGYFQLDTDQPGVLGALPLPQTDSGPFLSYALQWIAFGAMALLGWLYFTVRELKPGGALVSGEAPARRKSVAEILAEDELAESGHQK